A part of Entelurus aequoreus isolate RoL-2023_Sb linkage group LG10, RoL_Eaeq_v1.1, whole genome shotgun sequence genomic DNA contains:
- the LOC133658037 gene encoding uncharacterized protein LOC133658037, whose protein sequence is MTEVIFCWITEDCYFSFIEKFVCLSVMAEFLPDVDDVDEIAFDFDGRPYLFEPEYTDEELQEIEERTRRDGVGQQAEGTEPAAARLRNTGNWWCSCGCCVPLPTEEECLCCREWDLLQPAVFGDYPVDGTQRCVTSSEDFPSLINRAVLETFFHVPKINWKRRPRPQGENGQLSIDQCRLVAYRVVLEWALRGERLGRGNRRVLPRCIVMAIRSKYPSPTGTYTGFNEAEDIFNIL, encoded by the exons atgactgaagtgattttctgttggattaccgaagactgttattttagttttatagaaaagtttgtttgtttgtctgtcatggctgaatttttgcctgatgtggacgacGTGGATGAAATTGCATTTGATTTTGATGGCCGGCCGTATCTATTTGAGCCGGAGTACACAGATGAAGAGCTTCAAGAAATTGAAGAACGGACGAGGAGAGACGGAGTTGGGCAACAGGCAGAGGGCACGGAACCAGCTGCTGCAAGGCTGCGAAACACTGGAAACTGGTGGTGTTCCTGTGGGTGCTGTGTACCTTTGCCTACAGAGGAGGAATGCCTCTGTTGCAGGGAATGGGACCTTTTGCAGCCAGCTGTGTTTGGGGATTACCCAGTGGACGGTACACAACGCTGTGTAACGTCATCAGAGGATTTCCCCTCCTTGATCAACAGGGCAGTGCTAGAGACCTTCTTCCATgttcccaaaatcaactggaagagGCGGCCAAGACCACAGGGAGAAAACGGCCAGCTGTCTATTGA CCAATGCAGACTAGTGGCTTACCGTGTGGTGCTGGAGTGGGCGCTCAGAGGAGAGCGTCTAGGTCGTGGCAATAGGAGAGTGTTGCCTAGATGTATAGTTATGGCTATAAGAAGCAAGTACCCCTCTCCCACCGGCACTTACACTGGCTTCAAC